Proteins found in one Tsukamurella paurometabola DSM 20162 genomic segment:
- a CDS encoding DUF402 domain-containing protein, with protein sequence MQAEETFELTVDGAAAIGAVEGGWLDLTVLDAAEDAVPALLGAARERASGVDGILVRTHDDALGALLRRHGFRPSGAVVGRPRGRTEVTLVLRFADDPAVDDGAVHPPKHEVFDPPAMTNTDPKGFLREVEEFRETPFGLYVVRRADHPRFDAIESWLLPAFDLRATIFHFTPGHERDQRVYLDVARVWRDGYLWHTEDWYLDLVEHPGRPIELIDVDELLAASAADLLSAADAERALHAAVRAVAGTAAHGHSVDAWLAAEGAPVTWR encoded by the coding sequence ATGCAGGCGGAAGAAACGTTCGAGCTCACTGTCGACGGGGCTGCCGCGATCGGCGCGGTGGAGGGCGGCTGGCTGGATCTGACGGTTCTTGACGCAGCGGAGGACGCCGTGCCCGCGCTCCTCGGCGCGGCACGCGAACGGGCATCCGGCGTCGACGGAATCCTCGTCCGTACACACGACGATGCGCTCGGCGCGCTGCTGCGTCGGCATGGCTTCCGTCCCTCCGGGGCCGTCGTCGGTCGTCCGCGGGGCCGCACGGAGGTGACGTTGGTGCTCCGGTTCGCCGACGACCCCGCGGTCGACGACGGTGCCGTGCATCCACCCAAGCACGAGGTCTTCGACCCGCCGGCGATGACGAACACGGACCCCAAGGGCTTCCTCCGCGAGGTCGAGGAGTTCCGGGAGACGCCCTTCGGGTTGTACGTCGTCCGCCGCGCCGATCACCCGAGATTCGATGCGATCGAGTCCTGGCTGCTCCCCGCGTTCGACCTGCGCGCCACGATCTTCCACTTCACGCCGGGCCACGAACGCGACCAGCGCGTGTACCTCGACGTCGCGCGGGTATGGCGCGACGGGTACCTCTGGCACACCGAGGACTGGTACCTCGACCTGGTCGAGCACCCGGGCCGCCCGATCGAGCTCATCGACGTCGACGAGTTGCTCGCCGCCTCGGCGGCCGACCTACTGAGCGCGGCGGACGCCGAGCGCGCCCTGCACGCGGCCGTCCGCGCGGTCGCGGGCACTGCTGCTCACGGCCACAGCGTGGATGCGTGGCTGGCCGCCGAGGGCGCGCCGGTCACCTGGCGCT
- a CDS encoding universal stress protein — MSGYSTVVVGTDGSESSLRAVDRAASIAGDNVKLVIACAYLPSEAADPAAADVLRDEAYQLQGANPVNDMLRTAEGRALKAGAKNVEKRAIKGQPVEALLDLVKSQPEPSLLVVGNKGMNSLTGRLLGSVPSDAARKTSVDILIVHTT, encoded by the coding sequence ATGAGTGGCTACAGCACCGTGGTGGTCGGCACCGACGGTTCGGAGTCGTCGCTGCGCGCGGTCGACCGCGCCGCGTCGATCGCCGGCGACAACGTCAAGCTGGTGATCGCGTGCGCGTACCTGCCGAGCGAGGCCGCGGATCCGGCAGCTGCCGATGTCCTGCGGGACGAGGCGTACCAGCTGCAGGGTGCCAACCCGGTCAACGACATGCTGCGCACCGCCGAGGGGCGCGCGTTGAAGGCCGGAGCCAAGAACGTCGAAAAGCGCGCCATCAAGGGCCAGCCCGTCGAGGCGCTGCTCGATCTGGTGAAGTCGCAGCCGGAGCCCTCGCTCCTGGTGGTCGGCAATAAGGGCATGAACTCCCTCACCGGCCGCCTGCTGGGTTCGGTGCCCTCCGATGCCGCTCGCAAGACCTCGGTGGACATCCTCATCGTCCACACCACATAG
- the uvrB gene encoding excinuclease ABC subunit UvrB → MAFAAEQPVVAHSEHRPIGEIERASSEFQVVSEYEPAGDQPQAIEQLAGRLNAGERDVVLLGATGTGKSATTAWLIEKVQRPTLVMAPNKTLAAQLANELRAMLPHNAVEYFVSYYDYYQPEAYIAQTDTYIEKDSSINDDVERLRHSATSSLLSRRDVVVVASVSCIYGLGTPQSYLDRSVQLEVGMEVDRDALLRLLVDVQYTRNDMAFTRGSFRVRGDTVEIIPSYEELAVRIEFFGDEVEALYYLHPLTGDVVRQVENLRIFPATHYVAGPERMARAIEGIESELEERLAEFERQGKLLEAQRLRMRTQYDVEMMRQVGFCSGIENYSRHIDGRAAGSAPATLLDYFPEDFLLVIDESHVTVPQIGAMFEGDTSRKRNLVDFGFRLPSAVDNRPLTWEEFTERVGQTVYLSATPGQYELGQSGGEFVEQVIRPTGLVDPQVVIKPTKGQIDDLMHEIRERTEKDERVLVTTLTKKMAEDLTDYLLEAGIRVRYLHSDIDTLRRVELLRQLRLGEYDVLVGINLLREGLDLPEVSLVAILDADKEGFLRSTTSLIQTIGRAARNVSGEVHMYADKITDSMRNAIDETDRRREKQIAYNTEMGVDPQPLRKKIADILDQVYTEADDTEAAIGGPGRNATRGRRAQGELRSASSVSAGMYEGEDVKSMPRAELADLISELTDQMMNAARELQFELAGRIRDEIADLKKELRGMDAAGLT, encoded by the coding sequence ATGGCATTCGCGGCAGAGCAACCAGTGGTGGCGCACTCCGAGCACCGCCCGATCGGTGAGATCGAGCGCGCCTCGTCGGAGTTCCAGGTGGTCAGCGAGTACGAGCCCGCGGGCGATCAGCCGCAGGCGATCGAGCAACTCGCCGGCCGACTGAACGCGGGTGAGCGGGACGTCGTTCTGCTCGGCGCCACCGGCACCGGCAAATCGGCCACGACGGCGTGGCTGATCGAGAAAGTGCAGCGGCCCACCCTGGTGATGGCCCCGAACAAGACGCTGGCCGCGCAGCTCGCGAACGAGCTGCGGGCGATGTTGCCGCACAACGCCGTCGAGTACTTCGTCTCGTACTACGACTACTACCAGCCCGAGGCGTACATCGCGCAGACCGATACGTACATCGAGAAGGACAGTTCGATCAACGACGACGTGGAGCGGTTGCGGCACTCCGCCACCTCGTCGCTGCTGTCCCGCCGCGATGTCGTGGTCGTCGCATCGGTCTCGTGCATCTACGGCCTCGGCACCCCGCAGAGTTACCTCGACCGGTCGGTGCAGCTCGAAGTGGGCATGGAGGTCGACCGGGATGCCCTCCTGCGCCTGCTGGTGGACGTCCAGTACACCCGCAATGACATGGCGTTCACGCGCGGCAGTTTCCGGGTCCGGGGCGATACCGTCGAGATCATCCCGTCGTACGAGGAACTGGCCGTCCGGATCGAGTTCTTCGGAGACGAGGTCGAGGCGCTGTACTACCTGCACCCGCTCACCGGCGATGTGGTGCGGCAGGTCGAGAACCTACGGATCTTCCCGGCCACCCACTACGTGGCCGGACCCGAGCGGATGGCGCGGGCGATCGAGGGCATCGAGTCCGAGTTGGAGGAGCGGCTGGCGGAGTTCGAGCGGCAGGGGAAGCTGCTCGAGGCGCAGCGGTTGCGGATGCGCACCCAGTACGACGTCGAGATGATGCGGCAGGTCGGATTCTGTTCCGGGATCGAGAACTACAGCCGGCACATCGACGGCCGTGCGGCGGGATCGGCACCGGCCACGCTGCTGGACTACTTCCCCGAGGACTTCCTCCTGGTGATCGACGAGTCGCATGTCACCGTGCCCCAGATCGGCGCCATGTTCGAGGGTGACACCTCACGCAAGCGCAACTTGGTCGACTTCGGATTCCGGCTGCCGTCCGCAGTCGACAACCGGCCACTCACCTGGGAGGAGTTCACCGAGCGGGTGGGGCAGACGGTGTACCTCTCCGCCACCCCCGGCCAATACGAGCTCGGCCAGTCCGGCGGCGAATTCGTCGAGCAGGTCATCCGGCCCACCGGCCTGGTCGATCCGCAGGTGGTGATCAAGCCCACCAAGGGGCAGATCGACGACCTCATGCACGAGATTCGTGAGCGCACCGAGAAGGACGAACGCGTCCTGGTCACCACCCTCACCAAGAAGATGGCCGAGGATCTGACCGACTATCTCCTGGAGGCGGGAATCCGGGTCCGCTACCTGCACAGCGACATCGACACGCTGCGTCGCGTCGAACTGCTCCGGCAACTCCGGCTCGGCGAGTACGACGTGCTGGTGGGCATCAATCTGCTCCGTGAGGGCCTCGACCTCCCCGAGGTCTCGCTGGTGGCGATCCTCGATGCCGACAAGGAAGGATTCCTACGCTCCACCACCTCGTTGATCCAGACCATCGGGCGCGCCGCCCGCAACGTCTCGGGCGAGGTGCACATGTACGCCGACAAGATCACCGATTCCATGCGCAATGCGATCGACGAAACCGATCGCCGCCGCGAGAAGCAGATCGCCTACAACACCGAGATGGGCGTCGATCCGCAGCCGTTGCGCAAGAAGATCGCCGACATCCTCGACCAGGTGTACACGGAAGCGGACGACACCGAGGCAGCGATCGGCGGCCCGGGCCGCAACGCCACCCGTGGGCGCCGTGCCCAGGGCGAGCTGCGGTCGGCGTCGTCGGTCAGCGCAGGCATGTACGAAGGCGAGGACGTCAAGTCCATGCCGCGGGCCGAATTGGCGGACCTGATCTCCGAACTCACCGATCAGATGATGAACGCCGCGCGGGAATTGCAGTTCGAGCTCGCAGGCCGGATCCGCGACGAGATCGCCGACCTGAAGAAGGAACTACGCGGAATGGACGCCGCAGGCCTCACGTGA
- a CDS encoding TRM11 family SAM-dependent methyltransferase has protein sequence MPQYLLLPAPAANRVYAEAATSMVRAELTVLGRGALAASVGEIGTDTVAGVEYVSFDADPLAERDLAYLGLTSAFYALFEREGALLRPVAVPSPEKYPTDLLTILKYQGKTNEQFTRLVLNVTAASTARPAGLLDGTLRVLDPVCGRGTTLSQAVMYGLDAVGVDVDTKDFELYTSFFTTWLKDHRFKHTAATTPVRRDKTVIAKKYEASFAADKAAYLAGEKQSLTCYAADTRRTAELVRPGTVDVIVADLPYGVQHGSRGPRGLVRNPLELLDAALPGWAATLRRGGAAGLAWNVRVAPRADVAAALTNAGLTVQDGPGYDDLQHRVDRSITRDVIVARRD, from the coding sequence GTGCCTCAGTACCTCCTGCTTCCCGCCCCCGCTGCCAATCGCGTCTACGCCGAGGCGGCGACGTCGATGGTGCGGGCCGAACTCACCGTGCTCGGTCGTGGCGCACTCGCCGCATCGGTGGGGGAGATCGGGACCGACACCGTGGCGGGCGTGGAGTACGTGAGCTTCGACGCCGACCCCCTCGCCGAGCGGGATCTCGCCTACCTGGGTCTGACCTCGGCCTTCTATGCGCTGTTCGAGCGCGAGGGCGCGTTGCTGCGACCGGTCGCCGTACCTTCGCCCGAGAAGTACCCGACGGACCTGCTCACCATTCTCAAATATCAGGGCAAGACCAACGAGCAGTTCACGCGCCTGGTGCTCAACGTGACCGCGGCATCGACCGCGCGGCCGGCGGGCCTGCTCGACGGAACGCTGCGCGTACTCGATCCCGTCTGCGGACGGGGGACAACCCTCAGTCAGGCCGTGATGTACGGACTGGACGCGGTGGGCGTGGACGTGGACACCAAGGACTTCGAGCTCTACACCTCGTTCTTCACGACGTGGCTCAAGGACCACCGGTTCAAACACACCGCTGCCACCACTCCTGTGCGCCGGGACAAGACGGTGATCGCGAAGAAGTACGAGGCGAGTTTCGCCGCCGATAAGGCCGCCTATCTTGCGGGCGAGAAGCAGTCGCTCACGTGCTACGCCGCCGATACCCGGCGCACCGCCGAGCTGGTGCGGCCGGGCACCGTCGACGTGATCGTCGCAGACCTGCCCTACGGCGTGCAGCACGGCAGCCGCGGCCCCCGCGGCCTGGTGCGCAACCCCCTCGAACTGCTCGATGCCGCACTTCCCGGATGGGCCGCGACACTGCGCCGAGGCGGTGCCGCAGGCCTCGCCTGGAACGTGCGCGTGGCGCCCCGCGCCGATGTGGCCGCCGCCCTCACGAACGCCGGCCTGACGGTGCAGGACGGCCCGGGCTACGACGATCTGCAGCACCGCGTGGACCGGTCCATCACCCGGGACGTGATCGTCGCCCGCCGGGACTAG
- a CDS encoding HelD family protein, translating to MAEEQAHLDRVYARIDAMRDTAQRRRTDNLQEVGENPQEISERDSYHQLYTDDIAKYDSAENNLYFGRLDMVESDNPADGVRRIGRIGVLDDDEDLSTLLLDWRAPLARPFYLATPAQPEGVRVRRHVRTRGRELRGVVDERLTLTGDDGAGEGLGSNVAGESALVEALNRARTGQMTDIVETIQREQDTIIRSEHRGVLVVQGGPGTGKTAVALHRAAYLLYTYRQNLSRTGVLIVGPNETFLNYISQVLPSLGETGVLLSTIGDLYPGVVATLEDSAAAARLKGSTDMVEVMKQAVRGWQTVPDEPIVMKFDGYPLTLDKKIATKARGRARSSRRPHNTARAIFRQSALDALAAQHAATIGSSVVDNSMLLSRTDISDIRDELAQDPEVLGALDSLWPALTPQRVLVELWRDGDRLAEAAPDLSDADREELRRAAVTDPNGAPAFSPADAPLLDEIAEFIGDDDTDADEAERRWRQRLEEAQEALDILTGSAPQDLDDEFDAEILMAYDLIDAEQLAERQTVREFNTTADRARDDRTWTFGHVIVDEAQELSAMAWRMLMRRSPNRWMTLVGDTAQTGDAAGSTSWNAALDPYVPGRFQLSELTVNYRTPKEIMDLAVDVLAAIDPALAPPTSVRSGAEPPRLVRVDGDRAALVEAVRSALPTDEDRLTAVLAPQELVAPLRRLTSKSVRVMGVRDSKGLEFDHVVVVEPGLIVGEPAELEFDRGLRDLYVALTRATQTLTVVTSGSLPRSLRALEPA from the coding sequence ATGGCCGAGGAGCAGGCGCACCTGGACCGCGTCTACGCGCGGATCGACGCGATGCGGGACACGGCGCAGCGACGCCGCACCGACAATCTGCAGGAGGTCGGGGAGAACCCGCAGGAGATCTCCGAGCGGGACTCGTACCACCAGCTCTACACCGACGACATCGCGAAATACGACTCGGCGGAGAACAACCTGTACTTCGGTCGGCTCGACATGGTCGAGTCCGACAACCCGGCGGACGGGGTTCGGCGCATCGGCCGCATCGGCGTGCTGGACGACGACGAGGATCTCTCGACGCTGCTGCTGGACTGGCGCGCTCCCCTGGCCCGCCCGTTCTACCTCGCCACGCCGGCCCAGCCCGAGGGCGTGCGGGTGCGCAGGCACGTGCGCACCCGCGGCCGGGAGCTGCGGGGCGTGGTCGACGAGCGGCTCACTCTCACCGGCGACGACGGCGCCGGCGAAGGCCTGGGCTCGAACGTCGCGGGCGAGTCCGCGCTGGTGGAGGCCCTGAACCGGGCCCGTACCGGGCAGATGACCGACATCGTCGAAACCATCCAGCGCGAACAGGACACGATCATCCGGTCCGAGCATCGCGGCGTCCTGGTGGTGCAGGGTGGTCCGGGTACCGGCAAGACGGCGGTGGCGCTGCACCGCGCCGCCTACCTGCTGTACACCTACCGGCAGAACCTGTCCCGCACAGGCGTACTGATCGTGGGCCCGAACGAGACCTTCCTCAACTACATCAGCCAGGTGCTGCCGAGCCTCGGTGAGACCGGCGTGCTGCTGAGCACGATCGGTGACCTGTACCCGGGAGTCGTGGCCACGCTGGAGGATTCGGCGGCGGCCGCGCGTCTGAAGGGTTCGACCGACATGGTCGAGGTGATGAAGCAGGCGGTGCGCGGCTGGCAGACGGTGCCCGACGAGCCGATCGTGATGAAGTTCGACGGCTACCCGCTCACGCTCGATAAGAAGATCGCGACGAAGGCCCGCGGCCGGGCTCGTTCGTCACGACGGCCGCACAACACGGCCCGTGCGATCTTCCGGCAATCCGCGCTGGACGCCCTCGCGGCGCAGCACGCCGCGACCATCGGATCCTCGGTGGTCGACAACTCGATGCTGCTCTCCCGCACCGATATCTCCGATATCCGCGACGAGCTCGCCCAGGATCCGGAGGTTCTGGGCGCGCTGGATTCGCTGTGGCCGGCACTGACGCCGCAGCGGGTGCTGGTGGAGCTGTGGCGCGATGGAGACCGCCTCGCGGAGGCCGCGCCCGACCTGTCGGATGCGGATCGGGAGGAGTTGCGCCGAGCGGCGGTCACGGATCCGAACGGTGCGCCGGCGTTCTCCCCCGCCGATGCTCCTCTGCTCGACGAGATCGCCGAATTCATCGGTGATGACGACACCGATGCCGACGAGGCCGAGCGGCGGTGGCGGCAACGGCTGGAGGAGGCGCAGGAAGCCCTCGACATCCTAACCGGTTCCGCACCTCAGGATCTCGATGACGAGTTCGATGCCGAGATCCTGATGGCGTACGACCTGATCGACGCCGAACAGTTGGCGGAGCGCCAGACGGTGCGCGAATTCAACACCACCGCCGACCGCGCCCGCGACGACCGCACCTGGACCTTCGGGCATGTGATCGTCGATGAGGCGCAGGAACTCTCGGCGATGGCCTGGCGGATGCTGATGCGGCGCAGCCCGAATCGATGGATGACGCTGGTAGGCGACACCGCGCAGACCGGAGACGCCGCTGGTTCGACCAGCTGGAACGCTGCTCTCGATCCCTATGTGCCAGGGCGGTTCCAGCTCTCGGAGCTCACGGTGAACTACCGCACCCCGAAGGAGATCATGGACCTCGCGGTGGACGTCCTCGCGGCGATCGACCCCGCATTGGCGCCGCCCACTTCGGTGCGGTCGGGTGCGGAGCCGCCGCGGCTGGTACGGGTCGACGGTGATCGCGCGGCCCTGGTCGAAGCCGTCCGCTCCGCGCTACCCACCGACGAGGACCGACTGACCGCCGTACTCGCACCGCAGGAGCTGGTGGCGCCGCTGCGCCGCCTCACGTCGAAATCGGTGCGAGTGATGGGGGTCCGCGATTCGAAGGGCCTGGAGTTCGACCACGTGGTCGTGGTGGAGCCCGGCCTGATCGTGGGTGAGCCGGCCGAGCTGGAATTCGACAGGGGCCTGCGAGATCTGTATGTGGCGCTGACGCGAGCGACCCAGACGTTGACCGTGGTCACGTCCGGGTCGCTACCGCGTTCGCTGCGCGCGCTGGAGCCCGCCTAG